The sequence ATTGCCTAAAAACATCTCTCTAAGAATTTGAGAAATGGGGATGTACTGAGAGATAGGGAAGCTGACtgctatttgttttatttatttgttagtGATAGATACTAAGTTTCTGGAAATGCCCTTGTAAAAATCTCACGGCTAGCGGTAGCTTACAAGATAGAGCATTATACAAGGCGATTGGAATAAAATGATGTGAAGTTGATTTCCAAGCAGAGTTCCAAGCTAATggttattaaaatgttttaatgttttccctTGAAATCATCAGCTAAAAgagataattttgtttttaatttcttgtagTCGAACGAGTCAACTTTCAGTCTCAACACTACTGGAGATGTGTAAAGGCCAAGCAGGAGAGCTGGCGGTTGGGAGAGAAATACTTAAGTCTGGTAATAATAGCTCTTCATATATAAATGAATTATAATTACAAGCAAACATACTGAAGTGTTTTAAATTAAGTACAAAATTTATCCAAAATCAGCAACAGCATTGCTCTTTGGAGTTTAGAGATGGGGTTACTACCCCATAGAGAGACGGGGTTAGAGGTGGGCACAGGTGTATTTCTGTGTGACGCAGTTCTGATCCCTATGGAATTTAAACAGTGAAGGTATGTATCTAATCCTTAtttttaactactttttttttagggtCCATTGGTATTGGTGGTGTTGATTATGTCTTAAATTGTATTCTTGGAACCCAAACTGAATCTAGCAACTGGCAAGCGCTACTGGGACGACTTTGTCTTATAGACAGACTTCTGTTGGAATTTCCTGGTGAATTTTATCCTCACATTGTCTGTGGAGATGTTTTACAGGCCGATACTGTAGTAGACAGGTACTTGCTTACACTATTTGACTATTAGTCTTTGTAGTTGAGCATATTGTTGGTGATCGCTCAAAAAATGGCAGGTGTAATTCCTGTAGACAAATAGTGTATACTACAGGAAACAGTGAACCAACTTTAGAGCAAATGGTtgccatttttaaatttctgatcTGTTAAATACTTCTGAAGCATCAGTGCAGCAGTAAGTCTTTTTGCTACTGCAGAACTGATAGCTAAATACTTTGTCTTGAAATGGCTTTCTTAGCACAAGTTAACTAGAGCATATCATTGTATAaaacattatctttttttttgtcaggtaTAAGAAACTTCTCTCCCTCTTAAATTTCGCCTTGCAGTCAATTGACAATTCCCACTCAATGGTTGGTAAACTGTCGCGGAGAGTATTTTTGAGTGCCGCAAGAATGGTGGCAAGAGTGCctcatgtttttttaaagcttttagaAATGTTGAGTGTGACAAGCTCGACTCATTATGCAAGGATGCGTCGACGTTTGATGGCAATAGCAGATGAAATGGAAATTGCAGAAGCTATCCAGCTAGGCATGGAAGAAATGCAGTCCGGGGATTGTCGACATGAAGACTTTTTGCAGCTACCTGTACCAGATAACTCTCCAGaagctacagaaaataatacacCTAACAATACTGTCCAGTTATCAGGGAAAAGTGGGAAAGGTTTAAGTGACAAAAAAATGAGTGCCAGTCCAGAGGACATTTCTGAGACACTGGCTGGCCTTGCTGTGGGACTTCCTGTTTCATCAGTAACCACTGAGCAACCAAAGCCAGCTGttcaaacaaaaggaaaacccCACAGTCAGTGTTTGAACTCTTCTTCCTCATCCAATCATTCCCAGTCACTATTCCCAACACTTCTCTCTCCTTCAAACCCATCTGTACCAGCTGGCACTGTAACAGATGTCTCTAAACTCAGACCTCAGGGATTCATTCCCTGCAAAATCCCCTCACCTTCTCCTCAAACACAGCGGAAACTCTCTCTCCAGTTTCAGAGAAACTGTTCCGAAaataaagaagcagagaaacttTCTCCAGTCTTCACCCAAGCCAGGCCATTGCCATCCAGTCACATACACAGGCCAAAGCCATCACGACCCACTCCATGTGATATGAGCAAGCAGGGGGAAACGTCAAAAAATGGTATGACGCTTGACCTGAACGATATTTCACAGTGTGACGGCAATAGTAGTAATAGCAGCGCAGTCATTCCAAGTGAAGAGACGGTGTTCACACCGGTAGATGAGAAGTGTCGCTTGGATGTTAATGCAGAGCTCAACTCCAGTATTGAGGACCTACTCGAGGCTTCCATGCCAACAAGTGATGGCACAGTTACGTTCAAGTCCGAAGTTGCAGTTCTTTCTCCTGAGCGGGCGGAAAATGATGATACTTACAAAGATGATGTAAATCATAAtcaaaaatgcaaggaaaagaTGGAAGCTGAAGAAGAGGAAGCTTTAGCTATTGCTATGGCAATGTCAGCGTCTCAAGATGCCCTGCCAATAATTCCCCAACTACAGGTTGAAAATGGTGAAGATATCATAATTATCCAGCAGGATGTAAGTATACACATGGAAATTTAGCATAAATTGAGATTCATGGAATTTAAAGCAGTGTTGGTATGTTTTCAGAGTTACAGAAACACAGACTCAATATCCTCTCCTAGAAGTTGGAATATAAACATACACCCTCGGTACGCATATTGCATGTGCAAATAGAAACCTTCTGTGGTTATTAACAAATTTAGAGAAGGTGTTTGGAAGAGAGACATTTAATGTGCCAacctttaaaaaagcaaataaggaAGTGTAAAAGTGAGGAAGCAGAATATGAGAGTTTTCAGGAAGGAGTAGAACTGAACTGGGTCTTAGTGCTGATTTACTGTGAAGGCTATCATGTAATACTAAATTagtttctgtaagaaaaagagGAGTAGGAAGAGATCATGCTGTCAGCATGTGTTGAGACAGAAGCTGCGAGATATTTAGAAGCCAGAAAAACAATGATTGCAAGTGAACAGAAGCACAAGAAATAACaatagagagagaaaggagtATTTTATGAAAGTTCACTAAAATGGTTGAGTGTATTGACTTGATGGAGTAAGAGACGTGCTGAAAGCTTTTGAGGCTACATGCCTAGGAAAGGTGGCAGAATTGGTAATGTtgctgggaagaagaaagaaatcttacATTGTTTTTTGCGATCATTTGCATGAGGTAACAACATGTGAAGCACAAATTGCCAGTAGTATATTAAGTAGAAAACATGATTTTGGTTCTTTAGAGTAGACAATAAGTAAAAACCTGACTAGAAATTagttcagaaatagaaaaaagccCTGCTCCTATTTGTGTCTTTATATCTTGCCTTTCACCTTTGCTCACTAACATAGAGGAAGCACTCTGTTATTAGATATTGTAGGAATGTGTGGATTATGGAAAATGAGTGTTCTGATCTCATCTGAAACATGTCTAAcatgcaatataaataaatgtatgggCAAAGAGAGGCATATAAACATGGAAATTTCATAGCTTTCCAGAACATCTACATTTTAGATGCATGCTAAACAAGTAATTGATTCGGAATTTAACTTTTAGACACCAGAAACCCTGCCTGGACATACCAAAGCAAAACACCATTACAGAGAAGATGCAGAATGGCTTAAAGGTCAGCAAATTGGTCTtggagctttctcttcctgCTACCAAGCTCAAGATGTGGGAACAGGGACATTAATGGCTGTAAAACAGGTAAATATTTCACTTCCTTCAATGTATTCTGCTTGTTCTTCAATATTTTGGGGGGAATATTTTGTGTAAAAACCTGCTCTCAGACTGTTCCCTAGTTCTTTTGCTCCATGTCATATGTACTCACATAACACATAATACAAAATCTTTATATTCATGTTATTAACataatattttcagtctttcactttttaataaaataaaaaatactgtactttctaatatacattttgaaatatatttttatatggtcctttttttgtagtttttcaagtgcatttttgcttttatcaaGTTTACACATCAGTGACATTTAGGAATGGAGCACAGATTTCTTGGTTCCAAAGTGACGCCCTATTTTCCTAGTTTAAGCACAGcaaagtgaaaaggaaaggttCTCTACTCCAGAGATTGCTAGTGTTTCCCCCAGAAGATCACTCTCACAAGATCACTCTTGACCGTCTTGCATAGAGATGAATTCTCAGCTGAAGGGATTTGAGATTAAAAGAACAATTGAAGTTTTTGGATGGTGAACAGAGATAGAAAGCCATCCATTCTTGTTGCTGTACTGaaaggatttggggagggggcacagtTACAGAACAGATAATTATGTGAAGTAAATCTGAATGTCATATTTCAAAACAGGTGACGTATGTCAGGAACACATCATCTGAGCAAGAAGAGGTAGTTGAAGCACTGAGGGAGGAGATACGTATGATGAGTCATCTGAACCATCCTAATATTATTCGCATGTTGGGTGCTACATGTGAGAAGAGCAACTATAACCTCTTTATTGAATGGATGGCAGGTAAACAACTGcatgtggaagaaaatgaaagtatcAGTTGTCTTGGAACTGTAGTTTCTGCAAAAATATACAGCAAAATATTCCCTGTGTTGCTTAAGTTTGCaaacttcttttctttgctgattTAAAGATTTGTGTTGATTAAAGAATAAAGATTTACTTGCTTACGAAACAGTTGAAGCAGTCATAGCGGTTTTCTTACTGGGATTCTTTTTTGGCTTGAAATTTTCCATGTCTGATTTGTTATACAGTTAATGCAGTTGAAAGCCctgaacagaaattttaatacTTTATTCATATTCTGCATCTAAAGAAGGTGCCAAACTTTGAGACAGACACCTTCAGCTTTATATGTTTCCAGAGTTTTCTGTGTGGCtctgtttaaataatttaataatgtaaataagtttaaataattatttaaaataactttgctAGAAATTTTGCAATACCCATCACTTGTTTCTGTCCCaagcattttcttaaaaactgtGTCAGAAGACACACAAAGGCATTTGAGAATTTAAAGTAACTTTCTAATAATATAGAGTAAGTAGGatgcttcaagaaaaaaaaaaaggtagttcAAAATCTATTAATTTGTAAtttagtagtattttttttcattatttcatacAGCAGGGacaagaaagtgttttttttttctttaggaaggAGCTTTATTTTATGAATGGGATTTTATGTTGTTGTGGTCTAGTTATCAAGACTAGATTTGGTGGTTTAGACATTCTATTGCATGTTTCCTATGCAAGAAAGCATTGCACTTTATGGTCTCTGGCAGAAACTACTTGGTAATACCAGGGTGCTAACAAGCAAAGCTTGGGTGTTTTTACACCCAGTAGTGCagaacatcttttttctttatttttctgaaataatattaCTTAAGTAATAAAATGTCAGATGTCTTTACATCACTCGAGCCCAAGATATATTACTGTACTTTGAAAGCACAGTGTAAAATCCAGATCCTTGAGGATCTATATACCAGTACTTGGTGTGTtaaagtatttgtattttttttgtaaggaagGTTGATGTTTCTAGGAAGCATAAACATCTATGTCATTATAATATGTACAGTTCCTGGCAGAAAGTAATCAAGTAATCAACTATATTTCTGTTTACCTAGAGAACTGCAATTTTAGGAGGCAATGCTACATTCCATTATATGAAATATGAGTGTtgataaattctgtttttattttctagggGGATCAGTTGCTCATTTGTTAAGTAAATATGGAGCTTTCAAAGAATCAGTTATTATTAATTACACAGAACAACTGTTACGTGGCCTTTCTTACCTCCACGAGAATCAGATAATCCACAGAGATGTTAAAGGtaagaattatttaaaaggtCTCCTAAAGCTTAATGTTTGGAAAGCAGCATCTATTGTGGCGTGAGAGCTGGTGTTTCTCTTGGATACCATCTCTAGAGTGGTGTCTGCTGAGTACATCTGATCAACTTAGGAACCTTTGTTCTACAGAAATTAATCAAAACATTCATAGCATGCTTGGGGATATTTCCTACCTATGCCAGAGATAtagaaaaatttgttttctggatTGCTAAATTGAAATACAAAGTCACCATGTAGCTTTAAATGTTAATTAGTTAAAttcatgtaaatatttactgtgaaatgataataaaatctgaacaagacaaaacaaggaGGTCAGGTTTCTAATGTATGGCAATATtgtgatttcttcttttatccTGATCGAACGTAAACACAGTTGTGCTgtttgacaaaaacaaaatttggaCTTCACTGGGAAGTTCAAGCCTTATTAAACTTCTGCCTTTAATATCACTATATCTGTCCACAAACAAGAGAGAGACTCAGATAAGTATCAACCTAATAATGGCAAACACTTGTCTTTTAATATTTCTCCTTAAAATAGGAAAACTTTCATTTGCTatgtaattctttttaaaacGTCTCAAAGCTACCAAAggatgaaataaatttaaattttataggGAGCTGCAGACAATGAAAACCTCCAgggtttttctttcattgtttgaGCTCCAGGCATTGTTCCAGAATCCTGTGTTTGCCCTACTTAGAAAGTTTGATTCCTTCTCTAAATCTCTCAGACGGCCTAAACCTATGTGCAGTATCATTTGGGCATAACAAAAAAGTGACATTATTAGACTTGTCCTTGACTTTTTAGATTTCCTTGATAGTGGGGGTGGAATGTGAACATATAGTTTTGAAATGGAGGGAGGAAAATTGTCTGTTCATCCATTTGCCTTTAATAGAAACCCAACtagcagtatttttattatgctgTTGACAGGTGCCAATTTGCTAATTGACAGCACAGGTCATAGATTAAGAATTGCTGATTTTGGAGCTGCAGCCAGGTTGGCATCAAAAGGAACTGGTGCTGGGGAGTTTCAGGGACAGTTGTTGGGAACTATTGCATTTATGGCCCCGGAGGTaagaaagcagttttgaaaGTTACTTGAAAAATTGTTTGAACTCTGTAAGCTAAATCATACAGCTAAATAACAGAACACTGCTATAAATGCttctaatgtattttaaatttagttGCTCTAAAGAATAGGAGTGATACCAACATAGGAATAATGACATTTCTTTATTGTTGTCAAAGTTGATACATGTAGTTTTTTTGCAAGATATATCATGAGTATTATTACAAAAGCCCAAGTGACCATTTGGTCAAAAGAGTGCAAGATTATTTGATTTGTCCCTTAATCAGGCACTTCACTAGCTCTCCTCTATGGCTTTCTAGTGGCATTTACATCACTTATCACTGTTAACTAGAAATGTTGATCAGAATgtacttgattatttttttgacAGAATTTAACTTACTTAGAGTTAAGAAACTTTGAAGTGGATAATCTGAGCTTTGTTTTGTCTCTCTGTTCAGGTTCTGAGAGGTCAGCAGTATGGTAGGAGCTGCGATGTGTGGAGTGTTGGATGTGTTGTTATAGAAATGGCTTGTGCTAAACCTCCCTGGAATGCAGAGAAACACTCCAATCACCTTGCTCTAATATTTAAGGTGAGGTATTTGTTGCTACAAATATGCTACAAAAGACGCCAACCAGTTTCATCTATATAGCAGTGTGAATTTTAGAAAAGCATACAGGTTGTAGGAATTGTTGCAATGGCCCTTCTTAATATGCAGAAAAAGCTCTGTTCTGAGATACATAATGTATCAGACCAAAAAAGAAATTAGGAATAGAGATGATCAAATCATCTTTCTCTAGTCAAGGATTTGAACTCTTACTTACAGATCTGTAAAGTATGGgagcaaaagaaaactgtttctaCCATAAAACATTTGTGTATTCATATTTCATAGTGGGGAATGTCCTTCGGTAAAACCTGATGTTCCATGACCAGATTTCACCAGAAGATTATCTATCATTATGTCATGCTGTATATAAATATTGTCCCTCCCTTTTCTAGGTCATCAATTTCAGCATTCGTGCTTCTTACTAAAATTAGATATATTTAATTCTAAAAATCTAGATGAACTGTAGGcatgaatgaagaaaatactgccACGGGTAAAGAAAGTGATAATCGTCTTCACTAGCATGACTGAAGAAAGTGTTTCCACACTTTCCACACTAAACAAAATTAGCACAGTAGTATTCAAATAAGAAATGTAATTGTCTTAATGATTTGATGTCTGTGTGAATCTGGTGGTGTCACCGTAGTGTTCTCAATCTTGTCTAGCGAAGGTGAAAATGAATTTGGGGAGTAATCTTCTTCCATCTGAAAAAAGATTGTCTTGTGGGGTGGTAGCAGAAACACAGTAAAGACAAAGCAAGAGAGCAAACCTAGATTTAACTGAGCAATGTTGCATAATGGTATGTCAAGCTGTGTCCATGCTTTCTTCCATGATGGCAGTTAACACCAATGGCAAGTAGTAGACTAAAGAATACCCACAAGTTTGacataaaagctttttcttatgGCATGTCCTGCAGCTGGTCACTGAAGAATTAATTGATGTAATCCTCAAACTGCAGTGGGAAATGTGCTAAGTGGGTAATAAAAGTATGTGGTATAACTTGACAGCTGAAAATGATCAGCTTGTTGAAGGTTTTTGGGGTAGAAGAGGGGGCTTAAGAGTCACTGACTTCTAaaaattttttctcttttgttcagATTGCTAGTGCAACTACTGCTCCATCAATCCCTTCACATCTATCTCCTGGTTTGAGGGATGTGACTCTTCGATGTTTAGAACTTCAACCTCAGGACAGACCCCCATCGAGAGAGCTGCTGAAACACCCAGTCTTCCGTACTACGTGGTAGTTAATTATGTGTAAGGCTGATATACTGAAGAAGATGCTACTGAATATGTAATAACTGTCTTTCAGTGCAGTTAAGCACAGCAGCTTGTGTTATTCTGATGGCCTTAATGACAGATACATCAAGGACTTAAGGCCAGTGGAGGACCCTACTTAAGTATGTGATTGACAGATCGAGATCTTTTACCTAAGCTTAGTATTCAACATTTCACAACATGTGCAGAGATTTGTAAACTGTGCCTTTTCGAACATCTGGCTCTGTGTCAAcacaaaagcattttgctttaaGTCTGCATGATTATTTAGCAGATAAGCgatttttactttatttggAGCACTTTTTCAGCAATATTAGCGGCTGAGGGGCTCAGGATCTATTTTAATATAGCAATTACTGTTCCATCTTACATCACGTACATGTCAGCAGAGGATTCTGCAATTACAGTCAGTTTTCAGCACTGGTTAAAAGGAAGTTATGTATCTGTCCCTTTTGATTATACAAAGTTCTCTGTGTAAGAAATCCAAATGTTGAtggatactttaaaaaaaaaaaaaaaaaagaaaaaattgcctTCCTTAAAGTAAGAGCAGGCAGTTGAGGTTCACTGTGCATTTACTGCTGGCTgtgtaatttcttttgaaattaaagttttgtgctttcattgtatttttaactttcagGGAAAGGTGATCTTTTAAAATAGTCTTTAGAAAAAGATGCAAACTGTGTCACTGAATATCTTGCTGacacaagttttaaaaacagatttgctGGAAATatggaatgaaataaaatgccacCTTCAACAAGTCAGTGTTTCAGGCTCTCATAGTATAGtttactataaaaaaaaatgttctgcgTAAAACAATTCAGAGTCTGAATCACGCAAAAAGTTGTTGAGCCTTCTTTTCATATAGCTTTTTGTACAATCTGTTCTGGCAAATTAAGTAGAGAAACTTCAAGTCAAAGGCCTCAAACCCAGTTCACATTGAAGTTTATGGGAGACTTTGTCCTGTACTTCTGTGGGAGCAGGTGCCAACTATGAGTAAATCTCATTCTTTCTGTAGCAAAACTGAGGTCGCATACGTTACTGATAATAAGTTTTacctgctgttttccttctgccatACATCATCTATTTACTGTAGCTGTTAGTGATAAGTTAATttctaaatgtttaaaaaaaaatttaccataagaaaggtatttattttaacaagaaaaacttGGACTtgaaaagcaagataaaatgTGAAGTAAAGCTTCACCTATATATAGtgcaaaacttttgtttttagcaggtgtgtttttaaaacatgtttttaaaatgattctAAAGGCAGGTTTTTAGATTCTGATGCATGtaattctgaaggaaaatggcagcttttcttttgctttttttaatggggatatttttaaatcatataCTGATTGTGTTTAATCCATTtgataaaaatactgtttgtgtTTTAACTCTTCAGAAGCCAGTTGAATTGTGGGACTGAAATAGAATTGGTTATTTTCAAAGACTCAGGACAAACTAAATAAGCTATAGTACGTTTAAAAATGTACAATACAAATTGGAAGTAAAACATCTTAAAGATAAGTTTACAGTAATGATAGTGCTcatactaataaaaaaaaagcagtgtcaTTAGTTGTGAATGtctttcttttggaaatttTACATTCCTTTGTCTTGGCAGATTGGCGGACTTTGAAGAGTTAAAAAGATAATACCGAAATGTGAAGTTTGGTAGCTCTAACTGTTTTgtacttgactttttttttgaccaCTTTAGAATTTCTCATTCTAATAAGATTGtttccatgtctttcttatgtGCAAGCTTTAAAGGATGCACTCTTGCCAATTCATGTACTGGAAGATCAGTTGTCAGATTAATACTGTTTCTGGCAGAAATGTAAACTGTATAAACTGATGAACCTCAGCTAATCAGTATTACTTTGTAGATCACCATGCCTACCACATTTCAAACTCAAACTGCCTCTAGATGtccaaatgcattttgtttgagTTTGTTTGCGTTTCCCTCAGCTTGCTGGTAATTgtggtgtttttaaaatgcagatgtgATGTAATATTCTTATTCTTTGGATCAAAGCTGGACTGAAAATTGTattgtgtaattattttttgtgttcttaATGTTATTTGGTACTTAAGTTGTAAATAACGTCTACTGCTGTTTATTCCAGTTTCTACTACCTCAGGTGTCCTATAGAGTTTCTTCTACCAAAGTTCACTTTCACAATGAAATTATATTTGCTATGTGACTGATTCCTAAGATTTCCAGGGCTTAAGGGCTAACTTCTATTAGCACCTTACTGTGCAAGCAAATTTTACAGAAATCTCTGGGTTAAGAAATTTGGCTTCATTATatcctttgttattttaaatatatcaagatattttaattaaaagtttttACCCCATTGAACCAATTTTATATAGTATAATTTGTACctattttggtgtttttgtctttatagtaaataaaagtttttgaaCAAATATTGTCCTTTGCTTATTGTCAATATGTTGAGTTTACCAAtgtgttccagtgcctcacaaccctCATCATGATGAAttccttccttatatctaatctaaaccctCCCCATTTTTAGTTTGAGTTACTATATACCTTCGAAGTTAATCCACTCTTATGATTTTCAGTGAAGTGGTTCTGCTGCTTCTGATTTAGTAAacataaactcttttttttccctccaaacaGCCTGAATATGTATTGTAAAGCTAGGGCATGTGTTTCTGGTgattgcctcttttttttttgggggggggggggggggggatgaagggggaatatttttatttaaaaaatgattaattttaaagTGTTGTTTTGTCACTACTGAATTCCACATGTTAAAGGATCAACctctttatttccttcattACTTAcgcagttttctgaaaatagaGGTTAATGCATAAGTTTAACAGCAAAACTTGGCAGCAGCAATCAGCAGttaaattatgatttttaaaagatggaaaacacaCTGTAATGTCAAGAAGGCAAATACATGACAGAACTCAGATAAACTGAGTAAACTGAGTATAAATGTTCCTGTTTGAGAACAAGGGATGGCAAAGAGCACCTGTCACCAGCATTGGGGAGTAAAAGTCAAGACACCTGTTTTAGGAAATACCTTTTCAAATGAAGACATATTCAGTTCTTCCACAGGCAAATATTAAGTTATCCTCATTTTGATTTCCTTTGGTGGGAACAATACTAAATTTCTATTTCTAACTAAAGTTCTACGTGATGGTCATAGGTTGAGGTTTGACAGTGTTTCAGCTTTGCAAGATCTCACTGAAAGTTAACAATTGCTTTCAGAGCACATGGGAATGTCAGGAGGATCGTGTGTCTATCAAAGTGGCTGTTCTGTCCTTCCTGTGCCTACCTTGCAGGACAACCCCTTGCATTCTTTTATATCCATCCCCtgattaatttttctcatgGCTTAGTGTTCGTTGCTGAGCTGAGTCCTGAATGTGACAGCCGTCTTTTTAAGAGCAGCAATATACTGTGGCAAACCTGTATGGTATTTTCTAATTACGGCACACTGCTGTTTGAATTCAGAATTTCGGTTGTGAATGTTTCTTCGGTGTCATTACCCAGAACGTCCAGAAGAGGGCAGGAAAGCACTTTGATGGAGCCAAAGACTAAGGCTTACCCTGACACACTGTGCTGTTGTCATTTCCCTAGGTTATTTCAGTTTGCATCGTTCAGTTCCTGCGCTTTGAAGAAATGTACAGGGCCAATAATAGAATTAAAGCAAATATGGAGCAAATCGAGAGGCGATTTATATGCATTTGCAAGGctctgaggtgggaagggaatTCTGTTCATGTCATAGCACTGGTGGGCCTGGCTCACGGAATCCCAAACTCTTGTCAAGAGCTCAGGTGCGCAGTTAGGAGTACAATAAGCCTTGACaatttgctttctctgctttctctgctcGACCAAATGCTATCTCTTTATGGTTATTTTTACAACTGGTTTCCTAAGAAAGCAAGATCTGTGCTGTCATGTTCCATCTTGTCTTCCCAGTAGATTTTTACTGCAGCAGCAGACTTTGAGTAAAACGGGAGGTCAAGATCAGCATCCAGAGACAAAGTTTTACGAAAGGAGGTACCGAAGGAGAGAGGGGAGCCTCAGCCGGCGCCCCAGTGGGACAGGTAGCTGCTGCGTGAGCGAATACAGGGGAAGtgagctgctgggagcacccCCGGTTACAGGGGAGTAACTTTGT is a genomic window of Anser cygnoides isolate HZ-2024a breed goose chromosome Z, Taihu_goose_T2T_genome, whole genome shotgun sequence containing:
- the MAP3K1 gene encoding mitogen-activated protein kinase kinase kinase 1 isoform X3; this translates as MIRSLCELLVNPQSRDMENKETLRGLQKMDDRPEERMIREKLKATCMPAWKHEWLERRSRRGPVVVKPIPVKGDGSEMNKLSLEPQAEGQSTASSPTQKGRRSPSPSSSSSSSSRTVKSESPGVRRKRVSPVPFQSGRITPPRRAPSPDGFSPYSPEETNRRVNKVMRARLYLLQQIGPNSFLIGGDSPDNKYRVFIGPQTCSCGRGTFCIHLLFVMLRVFQLEPSDPMLWRKTLKNFEVESLFQKYHSRRSSRIKAPSRNTIQKFVSRMSNSHTLSSSSTSTSSSEHSMKDEEEQMCPICLLGMLDEESLTVCEDGCRNKLHHHCMSIWAEECRRNREPLICPLCRSKWRSHDFYSHELPSPVESSVLRVVQQQTQQQSPVGSQRRTQESNFNLTHYGVQQIPSAYKDLAEPWIQVFGMELVGCLFSRNWNIREMALRRLSHDVSGALLLANGESTGNSGSSNGNNTSAGALGAASGSSQTSISGDVVVESCCSVLSMVCADPVYKVYVAALKTLRAMLVYTPCHTLAERTKLQRLLKPVVETILVKCADANSRTSQLSVSTLLEMCKGQAGELAVGREILKSGSIGIGGVDYVLNCILGTQTESSNWQALLGRLCLIDRLLLEFPGEFYPHIVCGDVLQADTVVDRYKKLLSLLNFALQSIDNSHSMVGKLSRRVFLSAARMVARVPHVFLKLLEMLSVTSSTHYARMRRRLMAIADEMEIAEAIQLGMEEMQSGDCRHEDFLQLPVPDNSPEATENNTPNNTVQLSGKSGKGLSDKKMSASPEDISETLAGLAVGLPVSSVTTEQPKPAVQTKGKPHSQCLNSSSSSNHSQSLFPTLLSPSNPSVPAGTVTDVSKLRPQGFIPCKIPSPSPQTQRKLSLQFQRNCSENKEAEKLSPVFTQARPLPSSHIHRPKPSRPTPCDMSKQGETSKNGMTLDLNDISQCDGNSSNSSAVIPSEETVFTPVDEKCRLDVNAELNSSIEDLLEASMPTSDGTVTFKSEVAVLSPERAENDDTYKDDVNHNQKCKEKMEAEEEEALAIAMAMSASQDALPIIPQLQVENGEDIIIIQQDTPETLPGHTKAKHHYREDAEWLKGQQIGLGAFSSCYQAQDVGTGTLMAVKQVTYVRNTSSEQEEVVEALREEIRMMSHLNHPNIIRMLGATCEKSNYNLFIEWMAGGSVAHLLSKYGAFKESVIINYTEQLLRGLSYLHENQIIHRDVKGANLLIDSTGHRLRIADFGAAARLASKGTGAGEFQGQLLGTIAFMAPEVLRGQQYGRSCDVWSVGCVVIEMACAKPPWNAEKHSNHLALIFKIASATTAPSIPSHLSPGLRDVTLRCLELQPQDRPPSRELLKHPVFRTTW
- the MAP3K1 gene encoding mitogen-activated protein kinase kinase kinase 1 isoform X2, whose protein sequence is MSLLFCRDMENKETLRGLQKMDDRPEERMIREKLKATCMPAWKHEWLERRSRRGPVVVKPIPVKGDGSEMNKLSLEPQAEGQSTASSPTQKGRRSPSPSSSSSSSSRTVKSESPGVRRKRVSPVPFQSGRITPPRRAPSPDGFSPYSPEETNRRVNKVMRARLYLLQQIGPNSFLIGGDSPDNKYRVFIGPQTCSCGRGTFCIHLLFVMLRVFQLEPSDPMLWRKTLKNFEVESLFQKYHSRRSSRIKAPSRNTIQKFVSRMSNSHTLSSSSTSTSSSEHSMKDEEEQMCPICLLGMLDEESLTVCEDGCRNKLHHHCMSIWAEECRRNREPLICPLCRSKWRSHDFYSHELPSPVESSVLRVVQQQTQQQSPVGSQRRTQESNFNLTHYGVQQIPSAYKDLAEPWIQVFGMELVGCLFSRNWNIREMALRRLSHDVSGALLLANGESTGNSGSSNGNNTSAGALGAASGSSQTSISGDVVVESCCSVLSMVCADPVYKVYVAALKTLRAMLVYTPCHTLAERTKLQRLLKPVVETILVKCADANSRTSQLSVSTLLEMCKGQAGELAVGREILKSGSIGIGGVDYVLNCILGTQTESSNWQALLGRLCLIDRLLLEFPGEFYPHIVCGDVLQADTVVDRYKKLLSLLNFALQSIDNSHSMVGKLSRRVFLSAARMVARVPHVFLKLLEMLSVTSSTHYARMRRRLMAIADEMEIAEAIQLGMEEMQSGDCRHEDFLQLPVPDNSPEATENNTPNNTVQLSGKSGKGLSDKKMSASPEDISETLAGLAVGLPVSSVTTEQPKPAVQTKGKPHSQCLNSSSSSNHSQSLFPTLLSPSNPSVPAGTVTDVSKLRPQGFIPCKIPSPSPQTQRKLSLQFQRNCSENKEAEKLSPVFTQARPLPSSHIHRPKPSRPTPCDMSKQGETSKNGMTLDLNDISQCDGNSSNSSAVIPSEETVFTPVDEKCRLDVNAELNSSIEDLLEASMPTSDGTVTFKSEVAVLSPERAENDDTYKDDVNHNQKCKEKMEAEEEEALAIAMAMSASQDALPIIPQLQVENGEDIIIIQQDTPETLPGHTKAKHHYREDAEWLKGQQIGLGAFSSCYQAQDVGTGTLMAVKQVTYVRNTSSEQEEVVEALREEIRMMSHLNHPNIIRMLGATCEKSNYNLFIEWMAGGSVAHLLSKYGAFKESVIINYTEQLLRGLSYLHENQIIHRDVKGANLLIDSTGHRLRIADFGAAARLASKGTGAGEFQGQLLGTIAFMAPEVLRGQQYGRSCDVWSVGCVVIEMACAKPPWNAEKHSNHLALIFKIASATTAPSIPSHLSPGLRDVTLRCLELQPQDRPPSRELLKHPVFRTTW